In a genomic window of Primulina huaijiensis isolate GDHJ02 chromosome 10, ASM1229523v2, whole genome shotgun sequence:
- the LOC140986963 gene encoding basic leucine zipper 43-like, with protein sequence MQPGEDNELHYIFPSNLIAFPTHFGITSNGFPDPLFQLHINPKVHEFNPQTTCLSNNTTSDEADEQQCSVIDERKQRRKISNRESARRSRMRKQKHLDELWSQVIWLRSENNQLVDKLNHVSEDHGRVVQENAQLKEETSELRQMIANMQLNSPYPSIIREFQDILCK encoded by the coding sequence ATGCAACCGGGTGAAGACAACGAGCTCCACTATATATTTCCTTCAAATTTGATTGCATTCCCTACCCATTTTGGTATAACTAGTAACGGATTTCCGGACCCTTTATTTCAACTACACATTAATCCAAAAGTTCATGAATTTAATCCTCAAACAACATGTTTGAGCAACAATACAACTTCTGATGAAGCAGATGAGCAACAATGCAGCGTCATAGATGAGAGGAAGCAAAGAAGAAAGATTTCTAACCGAGAATCTGCAAGAAGATCACGTATGAGGAAGCAGAAGCACTTGGATGAGCTCTGGTCCCAAGTCATTTGGCTGCGGAGTGAAAATAATCAACTCGTCGACAAGTTGAACCATGTGTCGGAGGATCATGGACGAGTAGTTCAAGAGAATGCACAACTGAAAGAAGAAACTTCCGAGCTTCGTCAGATGATTGCTAATATGCAGCTCAATAGTCCTTATCCTAGTATTATTAGAGAATTCCAAGATATCCTCTGCAAATGA